The proteins below come from a single Fusobacterium simiae genomic window:
- the hemC gene encoding hydroxymethylbilane synthase, whose protein sequence is MKKNIIIGSRGSILALAQTNLVKDNLQINYPNLTFEVKEIVTSGDKDLKSNWENSDVSLKSFFTKEIEQELLDGKIDIAVHSMKDMPAISPKGLICGAIPDREDARDVLVSKNGFLVTLPQGAKIGTSSLRRAMNLKAIRPDFEIKHLRGNIHTRLKKLETEDYDAIVLAAAGLKRTGLADKITEYLSGEAFPPAPAQGVLYIQCRENDEEIKNILKSIHNEDVAKVVEIEREFSKIFDGGCHTPMGCYSQINGDRIKFTAVYSDEGKQIRAIVEDDLAKGKEIAYMAAEEIKNKINKGTIQ, encoded by the coding sequence ATGAAAAAAAATATTATAATTGGAAGTAGAGGTAGTATCTTAGCTCTTGCACAAACAAACCTTGTAAAAGATAATTTACAAATTAATTATCCAAACTTAACTTTTGAAGTTAAAGAAATAGTTACAAGTGGAGATAAGGATTTAAAATCCAATTGGGAAAATAGTGATGTTTCTTTAAAAAGCTTTTTTACAAAAGAAATTGAACAAGAATTATTAGATGGAAAAATAGATATTGCAGTTCATTCTATGAAAGATATGCCAGCTATATCTCCTAAGGGACTAATTTGTGGTGCTATACCTGATAGAGAAGATGCAAGAGATGTATTAGTTTCAAAAAATGGTTTCTTAGTAACTTTACCACAAGGAGCTAAAATTGGTACAAGTTCACTTAGAAGAGCAATGAATTTAAAAGCAATAAGACCTGATTTTGAAATTAAACATTTAAGGGGAAATATTCATACAAGACTAAAAAAATTAGAAACAGAAGATTATGATGCAATAGTTTTAGCTGCTGCTGGTTTAAAAAGAACAGGTTTAGCAGATAAAATAACTGAATATCTAAGTGGAGAAGCTTTCCCTCCTGCACCTGCACAAGGAGTTCTGTATATACAATGTAGAGAAAATGATGAAGAAATTAAAAATATTTTAAAATCTATACATAATGAAGATGTTGCAAAGGTTGTTGAAATAGAAAGAGAATTTTCTAAAATTTTTGATGGAGGTTGCCATACTCCTATGGGTTGTTATTCTCAAATAAATGGAGATAGAATAAAATTTACTGCTGTTTATTCAGATGAAGGAAAACAAATAAGAGCTATTGTTGAAGACGATTTAGCAAAAGGTAAAGAAATTGCATATATGGCAGCAGAAGAAATTAAAAATAAAATTAATAAAGGTACTATACAATAG